A single Prevotella sp. E15-22 DNA region contains:
- a CDS encoding smalltalk protein, with protein MKLSPSSWKQLLQIIATIITTIAGTLCVQSCALNWH; from the coding sequence ATGAAACTATCCCCTTCATCCTGGAAGCAGCTGCTCCAGATCATCGCCACCATCATCACCACCATCGCCGGCACCCTCTGCGTGCAGTCCTGTGCCCTGAATTGGCATTAG